A genomic region of Peromyscus eremicus chromosome 19, PerEre_H2_v1, whole genome shotgun sequence contains the following coding sequences:
- the Pou4f3 gene encoding POU domain, class 4, transcription factor 3 — protein MMAMNAKQPFGMHPVLQEPKFSSLHSGSEAMRRVCLPAPQLQGNIFGSFDESLLARAEALAAVDIVSHGKNHPFKPDATYHTMSSVPCTSTSPTVPISHPAALTSHPHHAVHQGLEGDLLEHISPTLSVSGLGAPEHSVMPAQIHPHHLGAMGHLHQAMGMSHPHAVAPHSAMPACLSDVESDPRELEAFAERFKQRRIKLGVTQADVGAALANLKIPGVGSLSQSTICRFESLTLSHNNMIALKPVLQAWLEEAEAAYREKNSKPELFNGSERKRKRTSIAAPEKRSLEAYFAIQPRPSSEKIAAIAEKLDLKKNVVRVWFCNQRQKQKRMKYSAVH, from the exons ATGATGGCCATGAACGCCAAGCAGCCTTTCGGCATGCACCCCGTACTGCAAGAACCCAAATTCTCCAGCCTGCACTCCGGCTCTGAGGCCATGCGCCGAGTTTGTCTCCCAGCCCCGCAG CTGCAGGGTAATATATTTGGAAGCTTTGATGAGAGCCTGCTGGCACGCGCAGAAGCTCTGGCGGCGGTGGATATCGTCTCCCACGGCAAGAACCATCCGTTCAAGCCCGACGCCACCTACCATACCATGAGCAGCGTGCCCTGCACGTCCACCTCGCCCACGGTGCCCATCTCCCACCCGGCTGCACTCACCTCGCACCCGCACCACGCGGTGCACCAGGGCCTCGAGGGCGACTTATTGGAGCACATCTCGCCCACGCTGAGCGTGAGCGGCCTGGGGGCCCCGGAGCACTCGGTGATGCCTGCGCAGATCCACCCGCATCATCTAGGCGCCATGGGCCACTTGCACCAGGCCATGGGCATGAGTCACCCGCATGCCGTAGCGCCTCACAGTGCCATGCCTGCGTGTCTCAGCGACGTGGAGTCAGACCCTCGAGAGCTGGAAGCCTTCGCCGAGCGCTTCAAGCAGAGGCGCATCAAGTTGGGGGTAACCCAGGCGGACGTGGGCGCGGCTTTAGCCAATCTCAAGATCCCTGGCGTGGGTTCACTCAGCCAGAGCACCATCTGCAGGTTCGAATCTCTCACCCTGTCGCACAACAACATGATAGCGCTCAAGCCGGTCCTCCAGGCCTGGCTGGAGGAGGCGGAGGCTGCCTACCGAGAGAAGAATAGCAAGCCGGAGCTCTTCAACGGCAGTGAGCGTAAGCGCAAACGCACGTCCATCGCGGCTCCAGAGAAGCGCTCACTCGAAGCCTATTTTGCTATCCAGCCACGTCCTTCATCCGAGAAGATCGCGGCCATCGCTGAGAAACTGGACCTTAAAAAGAATGTGGTGAGGGTCTGGTTCTGTaaccagagacagaaacagaaacgaATGAAGTACTCGGCTGTCCACTGA